The Paenibacillus sp. MBLB1832 genome has a window encoding:
- a CDS encoding beta-galactosidase trimerization domain-containing protein — protein MKQILYWCASHDLMSGVYVEDFTMANGTATPVSLLFKGQATAYSAPSFNDILHVQVDTVEVLAEYASDYYQGKPALTVNRLARDRFTSGALRLT, from the coding sequence TTGAAGCAAATATTGTACTGGTGTGCTTCCCATGATCTGATGAGCGGCGTTTACGTGGAGGACTTTACCATGGCGAATGGAACGGCGACACCTGTATCACTGCTCTTTAAAGGTCAAGCAACTGCGTATTCAGCTCCGAGCTTCAACGATATACTTCATGTTCAGGTAGATACAGTCGAAGTACTTGCGGAGTACGCTTCGGACTACTATCAGGGGAAGCCTGCCCTTACAGTCAATCGGTTGGCAAGGGACAGGTTTACTTCTGGGGCGCTGCGTTTGACTTAG
- a CDS encoding helix-turn-helix domain-containing protein, with protein sequence MGSTPVQYLLQCRLKLAKQLLVSTTLSIKQIAFEVGFQQSSYFASIPAFPRSNFAS encoded by the coding sequence ATGGGAAGCACACCAGTACAATATTTGCTTCAATGCCGATTAAAGCTGGCCAAGCAGCTCCTTGTCTCCACGACACTATCCATCAAGCAGATTGCATTTGAGGTAGGCTTTCAGCAAAGCAGTTATTTCGCGAGCATACCGGCATTTCCCCGGAGCAATTTCGCAAGCTGA